The DNA sequence GGTGCGCGGTAGATGTCGCTTACATGGAGGGTGATATCCCGGTGTATTTTATCGAAAACTGGAAGTTTTTTGATCGTGATGGCATCTATAACGATGCTAATAATCGGGATTTTAATGACAATCCTGAGCGTTACGCCTTTTTTACCAGAGCTGCCCTGCAGTTGTGTATCGATCAGCAGTGGCCCACCGATATTGTCCATAGCCATGACTGGCAAACAGCCCTGGCACCCGGTTATTTGAAAACCTGGTTTCGTAATGAGCCCATTTTGAGTAAAGCAGCAGGTGTATTCACCATCCATAATATCCAATACCAGGGCAATTTCCCTAAGACCCGCTGGCCTTACATCGGCCTGGGTTGGGAAAACTTCACTTCCGACAAGTATGAAGACCACGACCGCATCAACTATCTGAAAGGAGGAATCGCTTTCTCCGATATGGTCAATACGGTTAGTCCTACTTACGCCTTTGAAACCAAGAGTTCGGAACTGGGCATGGGCATGAACAGCCAGCTGAACGCCAAAGGCGGAGCCTACGTAGGTATTTTAAACGGGGTAGATTACGCAGATTGGGATCCGGCAACCGACAAAAACCTTCCTGCGACTTACTCTCCGAAGAAGATGGCTGGTAAAGCAAAATGCAAAAGCGTTTTGCAAGAAATGTTTGGTCTGGAAGTAAATCCCGATATCCCCTTAGTCGGCGTTGTGAGTCGTTTTGCTGATCAGAAAGGGTTGGATCTATTCTATGGTGCTATCCACGGAGCTGTCAATCGCATGAGGGTTCAGTTTATCGTGCTGGGGTCGGGTGACAAGCAGTTGGAAGCAGCTTACAAGCAGCTACCTGGGCAGTACCCTGGTCGAGTGGGTACCTTTATAGGTTATGATGACCCCAAGGCGCACTTGATTGAAGCAGGTTCCGACTTCTTTGCGATGCCTTCCCGTTTTGAGCCTTGCGGTCTTAATCAAATGTATTCACTTAAGTATGGCACCCTGCCCATTGTACGCGCAACGGGTGGATTAGCTGATACCGTCATTCAATACAATGAGCAGTCTGGCGAAGGGACTGGATTCAAATATACCGACAATACCCCCATTGCCATTGTTGATGTCATAGGCTGGGCCGTAAGTACCTTCTATGATCGCAAACCACATCTGCAGGCAATGATCCAAAGGGCGATGGCCCAGGATTTCAGCTGGCTCCAGAGTGCTCGCCAGTACGAAGAACTGTACCGCGAGGCATTGCGGCGCAAGTGGTAATCCTTTCCAAATGTTAAAAAATGAAGTTTTTTGAAAAAAAATGGGTTCCAACTCAACCTTAATAGATGTATATACATTTATTGTGGAAACATTTTACATCAAAATCACTTTAAAAACTTAATTATGAAAACATTCAGCATTCTTTTCGCTGCTTTGGCTACCATTACCTTGGCATTTACAGGTCCAGTTGAGACGGTAACCGTTGACACCGACGCTTCCGTAATTACCTGGAAAGGCTACAAAGTATTGGGTTCACACACCGGTACCATCAAAGTAAATACGGGTAACCTGCAAATGGAAGACGGTCAATTGGTAGGTGGTTCTTTCACTATTGATATGAATACCATCAACTGTACTGACCTACAGGGAGAATACAAAGGTAAATTGGAGGGCCACCTCAAATCAGCTGATTTCTTTGGTGTAGAAAAATACCCAACTGCTACATTCAAAATTACCAATGTAGTTAGCCGTGGTACACCTGGTGCTTACAAAATTTCTGGTAACCTCACCATCAAGGAAACAACCAAAGCAATTCGTTTCAACGCCAATATTGGTGAAGAAAATGGCAAGCAAATCGCTACCGGTGACATTCAAATCGACCGCTCTGATTTCGATATCCGCTACGGTTCTGGTAGCTTCTTCGACAACCTCGGAGACAATACTATCTACGATGAGTTTGACCTGAGCGTTCGCTTGGTCTTGAACTAAGGAGGTATTAAGTACGAGGTACTTGGTATTTTGTATAAAAAAACAATCCCCCGTTTGGTATGTACCAAGCGGGGGATTGTTGTATATAAAACAGCCTTTAGGCAGCGTCTAAAAGGCAAGTGATAGACTTTGGTAGATCAAATCCCTGTACCCCTGTCCGCTTGGCCAGGCGGGCTCTACCAAATACCAAGTACAGGAAGGTTTGCTATGACAGTCAACCGTTGAGTTGTTTTACTAAAGCAAACCTGACTAACCTTTCACCTCATTCTTCCCCGCCAAGTCCA is a window from the Lewinella sp. LCG006 genome containing:
- the glgA gene encoding glycogen synthase GlgA, giving the protein MSAPLNIIFLASEGVPFVKTGGLADVVGALPKALKDLGHQVRIVLPKYSKIDPVKFGLQRFQDSMGVWMGGGVQEWCAVDVAYMEGDIPVYFIENWKFFDRDGIYNDANNRDFNDNPERYAFFTRAALQLCIDQQWPTDIVHSHDWQTALAPGYLKTWFRNEPILSKAAGVFTIHNIQYQGNFPKTRWPYIGLGWENFTSDKYEDHDRINYLKGGIAFSDMVNTVSPTYAFETKSSELGMGMNSQLNAKGGAYVGILNGVDYADWDPATDKNLPATYSPKKMAGKAKCKSVLQEMFGLEVNPDIPLVGVVSRFADQKGLDLFYGAIHGAVNRMRVQFIVLGSGDKQLEAAYKQLPGQYPGRVGTFIGYDDPKAHLIEAGSDFFAMPSRFEPCGLNQMYSLKYGTLPIVRATGGLADTVIQYNEQSGEGTGFKYTDNTPIAIVDVIGWAVSTFYDRKPHLQAMIQRAMAQDFSWLQSARQYEELYREALRRKW
- a CDS encoding YceI family protein; the protein is MKTFSILFAALATITLAFTGPVETVTVDTDASVITWKGYKVLGSHTGTIKVNTGNLQMEDGQLVGGSFTIDMNTINCTDLQGEYKGKLEGHLKSADFFGVEKYPTATFKITNVVSRGTPGAYKISGNLTIKETTKAIRFNANIGEENGKQIATGDIQIDRSDFDIRYGSGSFFDNLGDNTIYDEFDLSVRLVLN